One genomic segment of Cottoperca gobio chromosome 21, fCotGob3.1, whole genome shotgun sequence includes these proteins:
- the LOC115025939 gene encoding uncharacterized protein LOC115025939 isoform X1, with protein sequence MDQLKSEQDKLCTWPSASPTPTVFTDGSSVVTARQITNVKGKSLNMKIETMRDPGSRTTGDAVGPVPHADYIACDASVSCADNISGVTIDGDIDMSVSVKTSQVHAGTVDETLPSSQGPAVKMIIEHKVELIDCLMADDVFILQHVHAKRIITDRNYQRLKHISQPEKTVINLIDLVIAKGQGPCTLFLEVLKEPDILMTYPQLRKLPIIIAQQ encoded by the exons ATGGACCAGCTGAAGTCCGAGCAGGACAAACTCTGTACGTGGCCTTCAG CGTCACCCACACCAACTGTGTTCACTGACGGGAGCAGTGTTGTTACTGCCAGACAGATAACAAATGTAAAAGGGAAATCCCTTAACATGAAGATTGAAACAATGAGGGATCCAGGAAGTCGTACGACTG gaGATGCTGTGGGACCGGTTCCCCATGCAGATTACATTGCATGTGATGCCAGCGTCAGCTGTGCTGATAATATATCTGGTGTCACTATTGACGGTGATATAGATATGTCAGTGTCTGTGAAAACATCACAAGTACATGCAG GAACAGTGGATGAAACACTGCCATCCTCTCag GGCCCCGCTGTGAAAATGATCATTGAGCACAAGGTGGAACTCATTGACTGCCTGATGGCGGATGACGTCTTCATTCTGCAGCATGTGCACGCCAAACGTATCATCACAGACAGAAATTATCAGCGTTTGAAACATATCTCACAGCCAGAAAAAACTGTTATTAACCTGATCGATCTAGTGATTGCTAAAGGTCAAGGACCCTGCACTCTTTTTCTTGAAGTTCTCAAAGAGCCTGATATTCTCATGACATATCCACAGCTCAGAAAATTACCAATAATTATTGCTCAGCAATAG
- the LOC115025939 gene encoding uncharacterized protein LOC115025939 isoform X2, giving the protein MDQLKSEQDKLSSPTPTVFTDGSSVVTARQITNVKGKSLNMKIETMRDPGSRTTGDAVGPVPHADYIACDASVSCADNISGVTIDGDIDMSVSVKTSQVHAGTVDETLPSSQGPAVKMIIEHKVELIDCLMADDVFILQHVHAKRIITDRNYQRLKHISQPEKTVINLIDLVIAKGQGPCTLFLEVLKEPDILMTYPQLRKLPIIIAQQ; this is encoded by the exons ATGGACCAGCTGAAGTCCGAGCAGGACAAACTCT CGTCACCCACACCAACTGTGTTCACTGACGGGAGCAGTGTTGTTACTGCCAGACAGATAACAAATGTAAAAGGGAAATCCCTTAACATGAAGATTGAAACAATGAGGGATCCAGGAAGTCGTACGACTG gaGATGCTGTGGGACCGGTTCCCCATGCAGATTACATTGCATGTGATGCCAGCGTCAGCTGTGCTGATAATATATCTGGTGTCACTATTGACGGTGATATAGATATGTCAGTGTCTGTGAAAACATCACAAGTACATGCAG GAACAGTGGATGAAACACTGCCATCCTCTCag GGCCCCGCTGTGAAAATGATCATTGAGCACAAGGTGGAACTCATTGACTGCCTGATGGCGGATGACGTCTTCATTCTGCAGCATGTGCACGCCAAACGTATCATCACAGACAGAAATTATCAGCGTTTGAAACATATCTCACAGCCAGAAAAAACTGTTATTAACCTGATCGATCTAGTGATTGCTAAAGGTCAAGGACCCTGCACTCTTTTTCTTGAAGTTCTCAAAGAGCCTGATATTCTCATGACATATCCACAGCTCAGAAAATTACCAATAATTATTGCTCAGCAATAG
- the LOC115026867 gene encoding protein FAM171B-like, with the protein MRLLTCLFSALILFENGKASGEFSPPGQLLHINDGNFSNRDHMKQEAFQHQQQGLHPLSDSAFNLKVQVNSVLSRQYLSQVVVEVYINYTRTNTALTGEDGSVLLHVPYQAGMPITIVASKDGYVCTLLPCQTNRMPIFSSVTVSLLGLNQGNIWLFDDSVLITGKTSDASSKPIVQFPKSLLNLTDSSNASSVKAYLTIPKLRSEDHSFLYTLGIMSSTSGYVSVELSPVAAVSVQLFSGDTELHVSGPVQISLSIPDSCGLQTSNVVPAWFFNRTTGGWMRKGLGTVVSVEGQLMWTFTAPHLGYWIAAPLSSTRGFFGLAIPIDFILHHSSLLMVIFGGMLVIVICLLVGLLFYRRRSLSETKTKKILPAVRRDQTTSTCDDEVFEEASADSSHPQNGLNQLLAERGDNRHNASVISMHSGSVIANKAVAIRVECDQLELNTDLRDLMCLHDTTDQIRVPASLTENLFFYNQPVAILHAPAFFHLENQPEQPQWSKSATLPRAGAATEPLSKDDFTQNLPKGPSAPQNQAVETEDQLGVLEDSRAATSSNTSRGHFSLPESVSVPGTLNKIRGSRLSVPALAELSKIPSTQPPRAWFVSLEGKPAAEIHYAVSEQQRRRRPVESRETSLDSGVDMSELNQTSGRRAVTLERKATFVKSTSSSKHAPPQ; encoded by the exons ATGCGCCTGTTGACGTGTCTGTTCTCTGCGCTGATTTTATTCGAGAATGGGAAAGCGAGTGGAGAGTTCTCTCCGCCCGGACAGCTTCTGCATATCAATGACGGCAACTTTTCAAACCGGGATCACATGAAACAAGAGGCTTTTCAGCACCAACAACAAGGGCTCCATCCCCTGTCAG atTCGGCTTTTAACCTTAAGGTCCAGGTCAACAGCGTGCTGAGTCGTCAGTACCTGAGccaggtggtggtggaggtcTACATCAACTACACCAGGACCAACACAGCTCTTACTGGGGAGGACGGCAGCGTTTTGCTTCATGTACCTTACCAAGCTGGGATGCCAATCACAATCGTGGCCAGCAAGGACGGCTACGTTTGCACACTGCTGCCTTGTCAAACCAACAGAATGCCAA TATTTTCGTCGGTGACCGTGTCACTGCTTGGTCTGAATCAGGGGAACATCTGGCTCTTTGATGATTCTGTCCTGATCACTGGCAAAACATctg ATGCTTCATCGAAGCCCATTGTGCAGTTTCCCAAGAGCCTGCTGAACCTGACAGACAGCAGTAATGCCAGCTCTGTTAAAGCCTACCTGACCATCCCCAAGCTGCGGTCAGAGGACCACAGCTTTCTTTACACTTTGGGCATCATGAGCAGTACATCAG GATACGTGAGTGTGGAGTTGAGTCCGGTGGCAGCTGTCAGTGTGCAGCTGTTCTCAGGAGACACAGAGTTACATGTGAGTGGGCCCGTACAGATCAGCCTCAGCATTCCTGACAGCTGTGGACTTCAGACCTCCAACGTTGTTCCGGCGTGGTTCTTTAACCGCACCACTG GTGGATGGATGAGAAAAGGGCTCGGGACGGTGGTGTCAGTAGAAGGACAACTCATGTGGACATTCACAGCTCCTCACCTTGGTTACTGGATTGCAGCGCCTTTGTCCTCCACCAGAG GTTTCTTTGGACTTGCCATCCCCATTGACTTCATCTTACATCACTCATCTCTCCTGATGGTTATCTTCGGAGGAATGCTTGTTATTGTCATCTGTCTTCTGGTTGGCTTATTGTTTTATCGCAG ACGTTCGCTCagtgaaactaaaacaaagaaaatcctCCCGGCGGTGAGAAGAGACCAAACCACCTCCACATGTGACGATGAAGTCTTTGAAGAAGCTTCAGCGGACTCCTCTCATCCACAAAATGGACTGAACCAATTACTGGCAGAGAGGGGGGATAATCGGCACAACGCCTCTGTTATTTCTATGCACAGCGGCAGTGTGATAGCCAACAAGGCTGTGGCCATCAGGGTGGAGTGTGACCAACTGGAGCTCAACACTGACCTGCGTGATCTGATGTGTCTTCACGACACTACAGATCAGATCAGAGTTCCGGCCTCTCTGACAGAGAATTTGTTTTTCTACAACCAGCCTGTTGCCATTCTTCACGCTCCAGCATTCTTCCATTTGGAGAATCAGCCGGAGCAGCCCCAGTGGAGCAAGTCGGCCACGCTTCCCCGCGCAGGGGCTGCCACCGAGCCGCTGAGTAAAGACGACTTCACCCAAAATCTGCCGAAAGGTCCCTCTGCTCCCCAGAACCAGGCAGTGGAAACTGAGGACCAGCTCGGGGTTCTAGAGGACTCTCGGGCAGCAACTTCCTCCAACACATCCAGGGGTCACTTCAGCCTCCCAGAGTCAGTGTCGGTCCCAGGAACATTGAATAAAATCAGAGGCAGCAGACTCTCTGTGCCTGCCTTGGCAGAACTTTCTAAAATCCCCTCAACTCAGCCTCCTCGGGCCTGGTTTGTATCACTGGAGGGCAAACCTGCAGCTGAGATCCATTACGCAGTGtccgagcagcagaggagacgaCGGCCAGTCGAGAGTCGAGAAACCAGTTTAGACTCAGGAGTGGACATGAGCGAACTGAACCAGACATCTGGAAGGAGGGCTGTAACTCTGGAGCGCAAAGCTACTTTTGTCAAAAGCACATCCAGCAGTAAACATGCACCTCCACAGTAA